In one window of Frigoriglobus tundricola DNA:
- a CDS encoding ABC transporter C-terminal domain-containing protein, whose protein sequence is MARGPRARGGRGGQGRRRAGAEPAGGRPGRRPETQELSFKEQKELEGIETAITGAEEAVAAREADVAAASTGANHVALTAACKALEEAQAAVEKLYARWQELEAKRAGGA, encoded by the coding sequence GTGGCTCGCGGCCCACGAGCGCGCGGAGGTCGCGGCGGCCAAGGCCGCCGCCGCGCCGGCGCCGAGCCGGCCGGCGGCCGCCCCGGGCGGCGGCCCGAAACCCAAGAGCTCAGCTTCAAGGAACAGAAAGAACTGGAGGGGATCGAGACCGCCATCACGGGCGCGGAGGAGGCCGTTGCCGCCCGCGAGGCCGACGTCGCCGCGGCCTCGACCGGGGCCAACCACGTCGCCCTCACGGCGGCGTGCAAGGCGCTGGAAGAGGCGCAGGCTGCGGTGGAGAAGCTCTACGCGCGGTGGCAGGAGCTCGAGGCGAAGCGGGCCGGCGGCGCGTGA
- a CDS encoding outer membrane beta-barrel protein, translated as MFFALLLTNAVMPGQPPAVAETPPPVASTPLDLTVEVPPAPVPEAPAPGPTPPAPPDRWALMRTLQGTWYGTVLDDQRTTISGWTEASYTASSARVSNQPVVWNDRANQVIMNQTWIRLERAVVTSGTTDVTWGYRLDADYGTDYRFSLMRGFLNNQLLNSQGNQNYYGIDLIQFYSNVYIPTLFQGTDIRVGRLYTPWGYESLEGISTPLASRSYAFNWSPPFTHMGIQVSPTFNAQWSGKFMLANGNDVFIGNSAEELRAVGAVTWTSLNKADTVTFGWSYGRGKFNAGAPFNPATVGEQFEPAGRNNLNVADLVWTHAFNPRLSYVTELIYGYQYGVPANVPGGIVSENVTSGTAHWGSIVHYLNYAFSSKVTGIMRFETFDDFEGQRTGYEGLYTAVTLGCQYRPTKSILIRPEVRYDYNGYSRPFEGKHGLLTAALDCIVRW; from the coding sequence GACGCCGCTCGATCTGACGGTCGAAGTGCCGCCGGCCCCGGTGCCCGAAGCGCCCGCGCCCGGACCGACCCCGCCCGCCCCGCCCGACCGGTGGGCGCTCATGCGGACCCTCCAGGGAACCTGGTACGGGACCGTACTGGACGACCAGAGGACCACGATCTCGGGTTGGACGGAGGCCTCGTACACGGCGAGCAGCGCGCGGGTGAGCAACCAGCCGGTGGTGTGGAACGACCGCGCCAACCAGGTCATCATGAACCAGACCTGGATCCGGCTGGAGCGCGCGGTCGTCACGAGCGGGACCACGGACGTCACGTGGGGCTACCGCCTCGATGCGGACTACGGGACCGATTACCGGTTCAGCCTGATGCGCGGCTTCCTGAACAACCAGTTGCTGAACTCCCAGGGCAACCAGAACTACTACGGTATCGACCTGATCCAGTTTTACTCCAACGTGTACATCCCGACGCTCTTTCAAGGTACCGACATCCGCGTCGGGCGGTTGTACACGCCCTGGGGGTACGAGAGCCTCGAGGGGATCAGCACCCCGCTCGCGTCCCGCTCGTACGCGTTCAACTGGAGCCCGCCGTTCACCCACATGGGGATCCAGGTGTCCCCCACGTTCAACGCCCAGTGGTCCGGTAAGTTCATGCTGGCCAACGGTAACGACGTGTTCATCGGCAACAGCGCCGAGGAGCTGCGGGCCGTCGGGGCGGTCACCTGGACCAGTTTGAACAAGGCGGACACGGTCACCTTCGGGTGGTCGTACGGGCGGGGCAAGTTCAACGCCGGCGCCCCGTTCAACCCGGCCACCGTCGGCGAGCAGTTCGAGCCGGCGGGGCGCAACAACCTTAACGTCGCGGATCTCGTGTGGACGCACGCGTTCAACCCGCGCCTGAGTTACGTCACCGAGCTGATCTACGGCTACCAGTACGGGGTCCCGGCGAACGTGCCCGGCGGGATCGTCTCCGAGAACGTGACCAGCGGCACCGCCCACTGGGGGTCGATCGTGCACTACCTGAACTACGCCTTCAGCAGCAAGGTGACCGGGATCATGCGGTTCGAAACGTTCGACGACTTCGAGGGCCAGCGGACCGGGTACGAGGGCCTGTACACGGCCGTCACACTGGGCTGTCAGTACCGGCCGACGAAGTCGATCCTGATCCGGCCGGAAGTGCGCTACGACTACAACGGGTACAGCCGCCCGTTTGAAGGGAAGCACGGGCTCCTCACCGCCGCGCTCGACTGTATCGTGCGGTGGTGA